One genomic segment of Ipomoea triloba cultivar NCNSP0323 chromosome 9, ASM357664v1 includes these proteins:
- the LOC116029085 gene encoding uncharacterized protein LOC116029085 has product MPLVLKNLYTGVDDASKNFRTCVRTYNNTFAFTSLGIHQYDKNLCKRNKGIYTFKVQGQIYHFINDLLPDGCPPRNLQLYFYDTDHEIQNRVESVARLEENIVKALIEVMSCNPYANFFRSLKDVVHSDDFSILLNSSPSLDQRLYNSPTASQVAAVWIEDYDGVEDNRNIRVYAHCGRSQNIQYYYGCYDPLQYPLLFPFGDVGWHEGIQKVLQSRNLQPLGYVNSLSINANTQLSVDDLIRAEEAVFREGRKRSSISCREYYAYKFQVRASDNSLLLHTGRLFQQFIVDIYIKVETQRLDYFRKKQQLFRSENFQGLVDSVGMGAVFGNEVGRRVILPSSFIGGPRDMRGRYMDAMSLVQNFGKPDMFLTMTCNPNWPEIKGLLQYNDDAQNRPDLIARVFHAKMQELKNDITKKQFFGEIAAYTYVIEFQKRGLPHAHFLIILKDKCHAMSPSFVDNFVSAEIPDKHLQPTLYDLVKKHMVHGPCGFLNPNCPCMTQRKCKSAPTCKSKYPKLFSDATEFADDSYPIYKRRNTPFLVHVKGFNLDNRWIVPYNPQLLLKFDCHINVEVCASIKSVKYIYKYIYKGHDRVSMTLGDNTDDRVIDEIKEYQNARWISPPEAAWRIFGFAIAEMKPAVIQLQIHLENSQYINFYGHERITYIVSREDSSRTMLTEFFAMNLSSDFARTLNLLYVEFPYYFVWCKSSKSWKPRKQLTVIGRLVAVNPTEGERYYLRLLLMNVRAPTSFDCLRTVNGQITSSFRDAAEKLGLLAGDFIVEASLNEAVLFQMPSSLRTFFATLLIFCDISNPISLWMKYKTHMCQDLLRTGLHTNAEAESLVLKMIANIVQEMGKKTKDFCLFDLLESYDFPGRVTNEILHEKNLPVSEADLLAIHKLNACQRAAFKTITDAVLGNKPSAFFVDGPGGTGKTFLYRCLLAFVRSKGLIALATATSGIAASILPGGRTAHSRFKLPLDGTDKYVCNIGKHTADASLLRHSKLILWDEASMAHRNIVESLDITLKDIMDCQDLFGGKVIVFGGDFRQTLPVVRHGKKEDFIAASLVKSTSIWPHICRLTLVENMRAQADPTFASYLMKIGNGTEPAIYQNKIKVPSQFLVQKCGSKSSLYALFDAVYPDLHCFFNDPYPLMDRAILTTKNEFVDEINMLLLEKFPGENKSYISYDEPLDSKYLHCQDYLHTLCPPGLPPHTLSLKKNSPVILLRNLNPCEGLCNGTRLICDMFGDHTISCIIAVGEYKGKHVLIPRIPLQPSKDENCPIPFKRCQFPVKSCFAMTINKAQGQTLDFVGLYLKEPVFSHGQLYVAMSRAKTAASLKIVICNDFDESTCTNLTENVVYDEIIKYIL; this is encoded by the coding sequence ATGCCTTTGGTGTTGAAAAACCTGTACACTGGAGTTGATGATGCTTCAAAGAATTTCCGTACATGTGTTAGGACTTATAACAACACATTTGCTTTTACTTCGCTTGGCATTCATCAGTATGATAAAAATCTTTGTAAGCGTAATAAAGGCATATATACGTTCAAAGTTCAAGGgcaaatatatcattttatcaATGACTTATTGCCTGATGGTTGTCCGCCGCGCAATTTGCAACTCTATTTTTATGACACTGACCATGAAATTCAAAATCGAGTTGAAAGTGTTGCTAGATTGGAAGAGAACATTGTCAAAGCTTTGATAGAAGTCATGTCTTGCAATCCATACgcaaatttctttagaagtcTTAAGGATGTTGTTCACTCTGATGACTTTAGTATTTTGTTGAACTCTTCACCTTCATTGGATCAAAGACTTTATAATTCGCCAACTGCTTCTCAAGTTGCTGCTGTATGGATTGAAGACTATGATGGAGTTGAAGATAATAGGAATATTAGGGTATATGCACATTGTGGTCGGTCACAAAATATCCAATACTATTATGGTTGTTATGATCCATTACAATACCCTTTGTTATTCCCGTTTGGTGATGTTGGATGGCATGAGGGTATTCAAAAAGTCTTGCAATCGAGGAATTTACAACCTCTTGGTTATGTAAATTCTTTATCTATTAATGCAAACACTCAATTATCTGTTGATGATCTAATTCGAGCAGAGGAAGCGGTGTTTCGAGAAGGTAGGAAGCGCTCCTCAATATCGTGCAGAGAATATTATGCATACAAATTTCAGGTTCGAGCAAGTGATAATTCTCTATTATTACATACTGGAAGATTATTTCAACAATTTATTgttgacatatatattaaagttgaaACACAAAGGCTAgattattttaggaaaaaacaACAGTTGTTTAGGTCTGAAAACTTTCAAGGCCTCGTTGATAGCGTTGGAATGGGTGCTGTGTTTGGTAATGAGGTCGGACGCAGAGTTATTTTGCCATCGTCATTCATTGGAGGTCCTAGAGATATGCGTGGTCGATATATGGATGCAATGTCCCTTGTCCAAAACTTTGGCAAACCTGATATGTTTTTAACCATGACATGTAACCCTAATTGGCCTGAAATTAAAGGACTTTTGCAATACAATGACGACGCACAAAATAGGCCAGACTTGATTGCAAGAGTGTTCCACGCAAAAATGCAGGAACTTAAGAATGATATTACAAAGAAACAATTTTTTGGCGAAATTGCTGCATACACTTATGTAATCGAGTTCCAAAAGAGAGGATTGCCACATGCTCATTTCCTTATTATTCTAAAAGACAAATGTCATGCAATGTCtccttcttttgttgataattttGTATCGGCAGAAATACCAGATAAACATCTTCAACCTACGTTGTACGATCTTGTAAAAAAACATATGGTTCATGGTCCTTGTGGTTTTCTTAATCCAAATTGCCCTTGCATGACACAAAGGAAATGCAAATCCGCACCTACTTGTAAAAGTAAATACCCCAAACTATTTAGCGATGCCACTGAGTTTGCTGATGACTCTTACCCTATTTATAAGAGACGCAATACACCTTTTTTAGTTCatgttaaagggtttaatcTTGATAATAGATGGATAGTGCCTTATAATCCCCAGTTATTACTTAAGTTTGATTGCCATATAAATGTGGAAGTCTGTGCCAGTATTAAGTCTGTGAAgtacatttataaatatatttacaaaggCCATGATAGAGTAAGCATGACTTTGGGTGATAACACTGATGATCGTGTgattgatgaaattaaagaataccaaaatgcaagatggattTCGCCCCCTGAAGCTGCATGGCGCATATTTGGATTTGCAATTGCAGAGATGAAGCCTGCTGTTATACAGTTGCAGATACATTTAGAAAACtcacaatatatcaatttttatggCCATGAAAGGATAACCTACATAGTAAGCAGAGAAGATTCGTCTCGTACTATGTTAACTGAATTCTTTGCAATGAATCTTTCAAGTGATTTCGCAAGAACTTTGAACTTGCTTTATGTAGAATTCCCTTACTATTTTGTTTGGTGTAAGTCAAGCAAGTCTTGGAAACCTAGAAAACAACTTACAGTTATAGGCAGACTTGTTGCTGTTAATCCAACTGAGGGAGAACGGTATTATCTACGACTGTTATTAATGAATGTTAGGGCCCCAACTTCGTTTGATTGTTTAAGAACTGTCAATGGTCAAATCACTTCATCTTTTCGTGATGCTGCTGAGAAACTAGGATTACTTGCAGGAGATTTCATTGTTGAAGCATCGTTGAATGAAGCAGTATTATTCCAAATGCCTTCAAGTTTGCGGACTTTTTTTGCAACGCTTCTCATCTTTTGTGATATTTCCAATCCTATTTCATTATGGATgaaatacaaaacacacatgTGTCAAGACTTATTAAGGACAGGCTTGCACACCAATGCTGAGGCTGAATCATTAGTCTTAAAGATGATTGCTAATATAGTACAAGAAATGGGCAAGAAAACGAAAGACTTCTGCCTATTTGATCTATTGGAATCTTACGATTTCCCAGGACGTGTTACTAATGAGATTTTACATGAAAAGAACCTTCCAGTTTCTGAGGCAGATCTTTTAGCTATTCACAAACTTAATGCTTGCCAGCGAGCAGCTTTCAAAACTATAACAGATGCTGTTTTAGGTAATAAACCTAGTGCATTTTTTGTTGATGGCCCTGGTGGTACAGGAAAAACATTCTTATATCGCTGTTTACTAGCATTTGTACGTTCTAAAGGTTTGATCGCCCTTGCAACTGCAACTTCTGGCATAGCTGCATCTATACTACCTGGCGGTCGCACAGCACATTCTCGCTTCAAGCTCCCACTTGATGGCACTGATaagtatgtatgtaatatagGTAAACATACTGCTGATGCGAGTTTACTTCGCCATAGTAAATTGATTCTTTGGGATGAAGCATCCATGGCACATAGGAATATAGTTGAGAGCCTTGATATAACACTTAAAGATATAATGGATTGTCAAGATTTATTTGGGGGAAAAGTCATTGTATTTGGAGGAGATTTTAGGCAGACATTACCAGTTGTAAGACATGGAAAGAAGGAAGATTTCATTGCAGCATCTTTGGTTAAGTCAACTTCTATATGGCCGCACATTTGTCGTTTGACTTTAGTTGAGAACATGCGTGCACAGGCTGATCCTACATTTGCAAGTTACTTGATGAAGATAGGTAATGGCACAGAACCTGCTAtttaccaaaacaaaataaaagtgcCTTCTCAATTTCTTGTACAAAAATGTGGATCAAAGTCTTCGTTATATGCATTGTTTGATGCTGTATACCCTGATTTACATTGTTTCTTCAATGACCCATATCCACTGATGGACAGAGCAATTTTGACAACGAAGAATGAATTTGTTGATGAGATTAATATGCTTTTGCTGGAAAAGTTCCCTGGTGAAAATAAAAGTTACATCAGTTATGATGAGCCACTTGATTCAAAGTACTTGCATTGCCAAGATTATTTACATACTTTATGCCCTCCTGGCTTGCCTCCTCATACTTTaagcttgaaaaaaaatagtccTGTAATCTTATTAAGGAATCTAAATCCATGTGAAGGCTTATGCAATGGTACACGCCTAATATGTGATATGTTTGGGGATCATACCATAAGTTGCATTATCGCAGTGGGGGAATACAAGGGTAAGCATGTATTGATACCTAGAATACCACTTCAACCATCAAAGGATGAAAACTGTCCAATACCATTCAAAAGATGCCAATTCCCCgtaaaaagttgttttgcaatgacaataaataaagcACAAGGCCAAACTCTAGATTTTGTTGGCCTTTACTTGAAGGAACCTGTTTTTAGCCATGGTCAACTATATGTCGCGATGTCTCGTGCAAAGACTGCAGCTTCTTTGAAAATCGTAATATGCAACGATTTTGATGAATCGACATGCACAAATCTTACAGAAAATGTTGTTTACGATGAAATCATCAAGTACATATTATGA
- the LOC116028884 gene encoding E3 ubiquitin-protein ligase UPL5-like isoform X2 produces MTSYLDAVNHRNAATAVSAPNTKRKLDDYADDLSSEYLVSCPVRMRKDQPLPSSPADFHLRSASGASACRSSASSAAACSTSSSPGSAPYAESTRVFGRLQFFVRLLSGGNTLVIHADFDDTVKSIHEKIQVSTGIPVTEQRLIYRGKQLQVEQTLAECDIQNDAGLQLVGRMRSTGYPQAWQLINDMVSEIFVLCKTEYPQPTQRIKKILKEFLGNTPQTDVFKASEYLQIFLLSRAPTALVMLYASPVKANRDCASDSIRLFIVSSKNILSKPIYLQFAPIIIEFCMLLNRAAGTKDPVYCLCRSSLGSIVESVGIGCGVGSDKLLVRMQDIFPFVRELATKISEDLGTSMDSSMGPSETDVRDFIAFMLPVKKVIVDGVASDGKITLPLREERISGRGKYSLCYRDEIKLLHSIFLDLLEKMEHCLKKMEVRLESKEKGETTAVVPGSCQYLAILKELNSIAERFKGAQKIFWEMMRLRKVSFSYLIVRFAKKSDDHHWILKHKEVTNFEARRHLAMLILPEVKDEYEDLHEMLIDRSQLLSESFEYIAHAEPETLRGGLFMEFKNEEATGPGVLREWFFFVCQAIFNPQNALYMCCTNDRRRFFPNPEISLEDIRDADPFLYNSCKQILEMDPEIVDQDVLGLTFIREAEELESREIIELCPNGRSTIVTSKNRKQYVDLLIRHCFVTSIAEQVTHFAQGFTDIIGSSELQKSFFQGLDLEDLDWMLHGSETPISVEDWKANTDYNGFKESDPQISWFWKIVGRMTAEQRKVLLFFWTSIKYLPVEGFGGLSSRLCIYKSTESFDRLPSSHTCFYRLCFPPYPSKDIMKDRLNFITQEHVGSSFGTW; encoded by the exons ATGACGTCTTACCTCGACGCCGTCAACCATCGCAACGCCGCAACCGCCGTCTCCGCCCCTAACACCAAGCGAAAGCTCGACGATTATGCCGACGACCTTTCATCGGAGTATTTAGTCTCTTGTCCCGTCAGGATGCGAAAAGACCAGCCTCTCCCTTCCTCCCCCGCCGATTTCCACCTCCGCTCCGCATCCGGAGCCTCCGCCTGCCGATCATCGGCGTCCTCCGCTGCTGCGTGCTCGACATCGTCGTCCCCCGGGTCCGCTCCGTATGCGGAGTCAACTAGGGTTTTCGGTCGGCTTCAGTTCTTTGTCCGCTTGCTGTCTGGCGGAAATACTTTGGTTATACACGCCGATTTTGACGACACAGTGAAATCCATCCACGAGAAAATCCAGGTCAGCACCGGAATTCCGGTGACCGAGCAGCGGCTAATCTACCGAGGGAAGCAGCTCCAGGTGGAGCAGACTTTGGCCGAGTGCGACATTCAGAATGACGCAGGGTTGCAACTTGTCGGCCGGATGAGGAGCACAGGGTACCCTCAAGCTTGGCAGTTAATCAACGACATGGTTTCTGAGATTTTCGTGCTTTGCAAGACCGAATATCCTCAGCCGACGCAGAGAATCAAAAAGATACTCAAGGAATTCCTTGGAAATACTCCACAAACAGATGTTTTTAAAGCCTCTGAGTACCTGCAAATCTTCCTCTTATCCCGTGCTCCCACGGCTCTTGTTATGCTTTATGCGTCTCCTGTTAAGGCTAATAGAGATTGTGCTTCTGATTCTATTCGACTATTTATTGTTTCGAGTAAGAATATCTTGTCTAAGCCCATATACTTACAATTTGCACCTATAATTATAGAGTTCTGTATGTTGTTGAATAGGGCTGCTGGGACTAAAGATCCTGTGTATTGCCTTTGCCGGAGTAGCTTAGGGTCTATAGTGGAGTCTGTTGGAATTGGATGTGGTGTGGGTAGTGATAAGTTATTGGTACGAATGCAAGACATTTTTCCATTTGTTAGGGAGTTGGCTACTAAAATATCAGAAGATTTAGGGACAAGTATGGATAGTTCGATGGGCCCATCAGAAACTGATGTGAGAGACTTTATTGCATTTATGCTCCCAGTGAAGAAGGTAATAGTGGATGGAGTTGCATCTGATGGCAAGATCACTCTGCCATTGCGGGAGGAACGCATCAGTGGTAGGGGGAAGTATAGCCTATGCTACAGGGATGAGATTAAATTGTTGCATTCGATATTCCTTGATTTGCTTGAGAAAATGGAGCACTGTTTAAAGAAAATGGAGGTGCGATTGGAATCCAAAGAGAAAGGAGAGACAACGGCTGTTGTGCCTGGGAGCTGCCAGTATCTTGCTATTTTGAAAGAGTTGAATAGCATTGCTGAACGTTTCAAAGGTGCACAAAAGATATTTTGGGAGATGATGAGGCTGAGAAAGGTTTCTTTCAGCTATCTCATTGTTAGATTTGCAAAAAAGAGTGATGATCATCACTGGATTTTGAAGCACAAGGAAGTGACTAATTTTGAGGCAAGGAGGCATTTGGCTATGCTGATACTTCCAGAGGTGAAAGATGAGTATGAAGATTTGCATGAGATGCTTATTGATAGGTCCCAGTTGTTATCAGAATCATTTGAGTACATTGCACATGCGGAACCTGAAACTTTGCGTGGTGGGTTATTTATGGAATTTAAGAATGAAGAAGCTACAGGGCCAGGTGTTTTGAGGGAGTGGTTTTTCTTTGTATGCCAAGCAATCTTCAACCCTCAAAATGCACTTTATATGTGTTGCACCAATGATCGTAGGAGATTCTTTCCAAATCCAG AAATTTCCTTGGAAGATATTCGAGATGCAGACCCTTTCTTATACAATAGCTGCAAACAAATTCTCGAGATGGACCCAGAGATAGTTGATCAAGATGTGCTAGGTCTTACATTTATCCGAGAAGCTGAAGAGTTGGAGTCCAGAGAGATTATTGAGCTTTGCCCGAATGGTAGAAGTACCATTGTAACTAGCAAGAATAGAAAGCAGTATGTCGATCTTCTTATTCGGCATTGTTTTGTCACATCTATTGCTGAACAGGTTACCCATTTTGCACAAGGTTTTACTGATATCATAGGTAGCTCAGAgcttcaaaagtcatttttccaGGGCTTAGATCTTGAAGATCTTGACTGGATGCTTCATGGGAGTGAAACCCCAATATCTGTTGAAGACTGGAAAGCAAATACTGATTATAATGGCTTCAAAGAAAGTGATCCTCAGATCTCCTGGTTTTGGAAG ATTGTCGGGAGAATGACAGCTGAGCAGAGAAAGGTTCTTCTGTTTTTCTGGACTTCAATAAAGTATCTACCAGTAGAGGGGTTTGGCGGTTTATCTTCTAGGCTTTGCATCTACAAAAGCACTGAATCTTTTGATCGCTTGCCTTCCTCACATACATGCTTTTACCGCCTATGCTTTCCGCCTTACCCATCCAAGGATATCATGAAAGACCGTCTTAACTTTATCACCCAGGAGCACGTTGGGAGCAGCTTCGGTACTTGGTGA
- the LOC116028884 gene encoding E3 ubiquitin-protein ligase UPL5-like isoform X1, producing the protein MTSYLDAVNHRNAATAVSAPNTKRKLDDYADDLSSEYLVSCPVRMRKDQPLPSSPADFHLRSASGASACRSSASSAAACSTSSSPGSAPYAESTRVFGRLQFFVRLLSGGNTLVIHADFDDTVKSIHEKIQVSTGIPVTEQRLIYRGKQLQVEQTLAECDIQNDAGLQLVGRMRSTGYPQAWQLINDMVSEIFVLCKTEYPQPTQRIKKILKEFLGNTPQTDVFKASEYLQIFLLSRAPTALVMLYASPVKANRDCASDSIRLFIVSSKNILSKPIYLQFAPIIIEFCMLLNRAAGTKDPVYCLCRSSLGSIVESVGIGCGVGSDKLLVRMQDIFPFVRELATKISEDLGTSMDSSMGPSETDVRDFIAFMLPVKKVIVDGVASDGKITLPLREERISGRGKYSLCYRDEIKLLHSIFLDLLEKMEHCLKKMEVRLESKEKGETTAVVPGSCQYLAILKELNSIAERFKGAQKIFWEMMRLRKVSFSYLIVRFAKKSDDHHWILKHKEVTNFEARRHLAMLILPEVKDEYEDLHEMLIDRSQLLSESFEYIAHAEPETLRGGLFMEFKNEEATGPGVLREWFFFVCQAIFNPQNALYMCCTNDRRRFFPNPASKVNQLHLEYFNFSGRVIALALMHKIQIGIVFDRVFFLQLAGKEISLEDIRDADPFLYNSCKQILEMDPEIVDQDVLGLTFIREAEELESREIIELCPNGRSTIVTSKNRKQYVDLLIRHCFVTSIAEQVTHFAQGFTDIIGSSELQKSFFQGLDLEDLDWMLHGSETPISVEDWKANTDYNGFKESDPQISWFWKIVGRMTAEQRKVLLFFWTSIKYLPVEGFGGLSSRLCIYKSTESFDRLPSSHTCFYRLCFPPYPSKDIMKDRLNFITQEHVGSSFGTW; encoded by the exons ATGACGTCTTACCTCGACGCCGTCAACCATCGCAACGCCGCAACCGCCGTCTCCGCCCCTAACACCAAGCGAAAGCTCGACGATTATGCCGACGACCTTTCATCGGAGTATTTAGTCTCTTGTCCCGTCAGGATGCGAAAAGACCAGCCTCTCCCTTCCTCCCCCGCCGATTTCCACCTCCGCTCCGCATCCGGAGCCTCCGCCTGCCGATCATCGGCGTCCTCCGCTGCTGCGTGCTCGACATCGTCGTCCCCCGGGTCCGCTCCGTATGCGGAGTCAACTAGGGTTTTCGGTCGGCTTCAGTTCTTTGTCCGCTTGCTGTCTGGCGGAAATACTTTGGTTATACACGCCGATTTTGACGACACAGTGAAATCCATCCACGAGAAAATCCAGGTCAGCACCGGAATTCCGGTGACCGAGCAGCGGCTAATCTACCGAGGGAAGCAGCTCCAGGTGGAGCAGACTTTGGCCGAGTGCGACATTCAGAATGACGCAGGGTTGCAACTTGTCGGCCGGATGAGGAGCACAGGGTACCCTCAAGCTTGGCAGTTAATCAACGACATGGTTTCTGAGATTTTCGTGCTTTGCAAGACCGAATATCCTCAGCCGACGCAGAGAATCAAAAAGATACTCAAGGAATTCCTTGGAAATACTCCACAAACAGATGTTTTTAAAGCCTCTGAGTACCTGCAAATCTTCCTCTTATCCCGTGCTCCCACGGCTCTTGTTATGCTTTATGCGTCTCCTGTTAAGGCTAATAGAGATTGTGCTTCTGATTCTATTCGACTATTTATTGTTTCGAGTAAGAATATCTTGTCTAAGCCCATATACTTACAATTTGCACCTATAATTATAGAGTTCTGTATGTTGTTGAATAGGGCTGCTGGGACTAAAGATCCTGTGTATTGCCTTTGCCGGAGTAGCTTAGGGTCTATAGTGGAGTCTGTTGGAATTGGATGTGGTGTGGGTAGTGATAAGTTATTGGTACGAATGCAAGACATTTTTCCATTTGTTAGGGAGTTGGCTACTAAAATATCAGAAGATTTAGGGACAAGTATGGATAGTTCGATGGGCCCATCAGAAACTGATGTGAGAGACTTTATTGCATTTATGCTCCCAGTGAAGAAGGTAATAGTGGATGGAGTTGCATCTGATGGCAAGATCACTCTGCCATTGCGGGAGGAACGCATCAGTGGTAGGGGGAAGTATAGCCTATGCTACAGGGATGAGATTAAATTGTTGCATTCGATATTCCTTGATTTGCTTGAGAAAATGGAGCACTGTTTAAAGAAAATGGAGGTGCGATTGGAATCCAAAGAGAAAGGAGAGACAACGGCTGTTGTGCCTGGGAGCTGCCAGTATCTTGCTATTTTGAAAGAGTTGAATAGCATTGCTGAACGTTTCAAAGGTGCACAAAAGATATTTTGGGAGATGATGAGGCTGAGAAAGGTTTCTTTCAGCTATCTCATTGTTAGATTTGCAAAAAAGAGTGATGATCATCACTGGATTTTGAAGCACAAGGAAGTGACTAATTTTGAGGCAAGGAGGCATTTGGCTATGCTGATACTTCCAGAGGTGAAAGATGAGTATGAAGATTTGCATGAGATGCTTATTGATAGGTCCCAGTTGTTATCAGAATCATTTGAGTACATTGCACATGCGGAACCTGAAACTTTGCGTGGTGGGTTATTTATGGAATTTAAGAATGAAGAAGCTACAGGGCCAGGTGTTTTGAGGGAGTGGTTTTTCTTTGTATGCCAAGCAATCTTCAACCCTCAAAATGCACTTTATATGTGTTGCACCAATGATCGTAGGAGATTCTTTCCAAATCCAG CATCCAAGGTCAACCAACTGCACCTAGAGTACTTTAATTTTTCTGGCAGGGTGATTGCCTTGGCCTTGATGCATAAGATACAAATTGGCATTGTCTTTGACCGTGTGTTCTTTTTACAATTGGCTGGAAAAGAAATTTCCTTGGAAGATATTCGAGATGCAGACCCTTTCTTATACAATAGCTGCAAACAAATTCTCGAGATGGACCCAGAGATAGTTGATCAAGATGTGCTAGGTCTTACATTTATCCGAGAAGCTGAAGAGTTGGAGTCCAGAGAGATTATTGAGCTTTGCCCGAATGGTAGAAGTACCATTGTAACTAGCAAGAATAGAAAGCAGTATGTCGATCTTCTTATTCGGCATTGTTTTGTCACATCTATTGCTGAACAGGTTACCCATTTTGCACAAGGTTTTACTGATATCATAGGTAGCTCAGAgcttcaaaagtcatttttccaGGGCTTAGATCTTGAAGATCTTGACTGGATGCTTCATGGGAGTGAAACCCCAATATCTGTTGAAGACTGGAAAGCAAATACTGATTATAATGGCTTCAAAGAAAGTGATCCTCAGATCTCCTGGTTTTGGAAG ATTGTCGGGAGAATGACAGCTGAGCAGAGAAAGGTTCTTCTGTTTTTCTGGACTTCAATAAAGTATCTACCAGTAGAGGGGTTTGGCGGTTTATCTTCTAGGCTTTGCATCTACAAAAGCACTGAATCTTTTGATCGCTTGCCTTCCTCACATACATGCTTTTACCGCCTATGCTTTCCGCCTTACCCATCCAAGGATATCATGAAAGACCGTCTTAACTTTATCACCCAGGAGCACGTTGGGAGCAGCTTCGGTACTTGGTGA
- the LOC116028595 gene encoding ER membrane protein complex subunit 3-like has translation MAEDLVLDTAIRDWVLIPLSVVMVLIGILRYFVSKLMRSSQLPDAKIVKEGQVIIRARNLRAGANFIPAKSFRTRRLYYSNEENGLLFVPKDQVQNAQAQMFSDPNMAMDMMKKNLSMIIPQTLTFAWVNFFFSGFVAAKIPFPLTQRFRSMLQNGIDLSTVDVSYVSSRSWYFLNLFGLRGLFSLILGEENAMDDTQRMMQMGGFGFDPSKSLGAEKDSLDIIQHEWALPKFEQRAEAVLRKLVA, from the exons ATGGCGGAAGATTTGGTGTTGGACACGGCGATCAGAGATTGGGTATTGATACCGTTATCAGTGGTTATGGTGCTCATAGGAATCCTACGATACTTCGTCTCCAAGCTCATGCGCTCATCTCAGTTACCAGATGCTAAAATCGTCAAAGAAGG GCAGGTGATTATTAGGGCAAGGAATTTGAGAGCCGGCgctaattttattcctgcaaagTCGTTTCGAACACGACGGCTTTATTATAGTAACGAG GAAAATGGGTTGCTTTTTGTTCCTAAAGACCAAGTTCAGAATGCACAGGCACAAATGTTTTCTGATCCTAACATGGCTATGGATATGATGAAGAAAAATCTCTCAATGATCATACCTcag ACTCTTACTTTTGCATGGGTTAACTTCTTCTTCTCTGGGTTCGTAGCAG CAAAGATACCTTTTCCGTTAACTCAGAGGTTCAGGTCAATGTTACAAAATGGAATTGATTTGAGTACTGTTGATGTGAGCTATGTTAGTAGTCGCTCATG GTACTTCCTCAATCTCTTTGGTTTGAGGGGTTTGTTTAGTCTCATTCTTGGAGAGGAAAATG CTATGGATGATACCCAACGTATGATGCAAATGGGTGGATTTGGTTTTGACCCCTCAAAG AGTTTGGGTGCAGAAAAGGACAGTTTAGACATAATACAGCATGAATGGGCATTGCCTAAGTTTGAGCAGCGAGCTGAAGCTGTCTTGAGGAAACTCGTCGCCTGA